The genomic stretch AAGAGGGTGGGGGCTCGGAAGTGACAGCGGATAACACGCCAAACAGATTGAGGAGAGTCCTTCGGGCACTGATAACAACCTTTTTGGTTGCGGGAATATTTGTTTTTTCTGGTTGCACGCGGATTGAGAGCCGAAAAGTTGGGGTGCGGTTCTGGAAGCTTCCAACATATCTTGGAGGTGGACTTTCTGATCGGATGTTTCGTGCTGGAGAGCTGGCAATAGATTATCCAGTAGTGAGCGAGTTGTATTCTATCGATGTTGGTCTTCGTGACCTCGAATTTAGTGTAGGGAATCAGGCGGCGCTGAAAACAAGAGCATTAGATGGAAATGAGCTTATTCTTGAGGTAACAGTGACCTTCCAGCTAAGTCAGGAAAAAGAAAAGCTTATTAGACTGATTCAAGAAATCGGCAAAACCCCAGAAGAGATTGAATCCATCGTTCGGTCTATTGCTCGCGCCGATATTCGAACCTACATGAACGAGTTGCGGACCTCTGAATTTATAGACAGCACGTCAAGTTATGGAGCACTCGAACAGGTGCGTAAGAAGCTGCAAGAGCGCCTAGGCCCGTACGGATTTGATTTTAAGCAGTTGAAGCTTGATCGGTACAGATTTGATGATGAATACGAGAACCTGTTAAAGAAGATTCAACAGCTAGAAGAGGATGTGAAAAGAGAGCGAGAACGACGTCTTGTTATTGAGCGGGAGATAGAACGAGACAAAGAGCGAGCTATTGGAATTAAGAATGCAGTCCTACGGGAGGCGGCTGGATATCGTGAGCGGAGAATTCAAGACGGTGAGAACTACCTGAAAGAGAAGTCGAATCAAGCGCAGGCGCTTCGAGCTGCGGCGGATGCAGAGGCTACGGCACTGAAGAAACAGATAGAAGCTTTTGCAGGACCAGGAGGAAGCGCTCTCGTTCGCCTAGAGTTAGCAAAGAGGTTGCTCGAGAATAATCCGCGATTTGTTGTCTTAGGTGGTTCGGACGGTGATGATGATATCAACGTTAAACGTCTTGATGCGAATCAACTCTTAGAGCAGGCGAAAATCTTTGAGGCATTAAGAGATGAGACACCAAAACCCAAGGCCGAGGAATCACAGAGCGCGGTAGAAAAAGTGACAATCGAATAGTGGTAAAGTTTGTAAAGTAAGAACGTATCAATTTGGTAATAGGAGAGTAAAACCATGAGCAGACGGAAGATAGCATTAATAGGAGCTGGTCAAATTGGGGGAACCCTTGCCCTTCTTGCGGGAATGCGGAAGTTAGGAGATGTAGTGCTGTATGATATCGTTGAAGGCATGCCTCAAGGGAAGGCGTTGGATCTGTCGCACCTCGCACCCGTGTTTGGGCTCGATTTTTCGATTACAGGAACAAACAATCTCGAGGATATTGCAGGTGCTGATATTTGTATTGTTACCTCTGGCGTTCCCCGTAAGCCCGGAATGAGTAGAGATGACCTTGTAAAAGTAAATGCCGATATTGTTCGTTCTGTAGCCGCTGGCATACGAGAACATGCGCCAGAGAGCCTCGTGATTGTTATCACCAATCCGCTTGATGCCATGGTCTATCTCATGCAACGAGAAACGGGAATTGATCCCCGAAGAGTTGTAGGAATGGCAGGAGTGTTAGACACGGCCCGTCATGAAGCCTTCTTGGCATCAGAGCTGGACGTTTCTGTGAACTCGGTTGCTGCCTTTGTTCTCGGGGGACATGGAGATACGATGGTTCCAGTTCGGTCTTATACGACGGTCCGAGGTATTCCAATCACTTCTTACATTGAAGATGCGAGACTTACAGAGATTGAGAATCGAACTCGTAAGGCTGGCGGTGAGGTGGTCTCACTCTTAAAGACTGGCTCAGCGTTCTATTCGCCAGCAGCTTCAGCGATACAGATGGTAGAAGCCTATATATACGATGAAAAGAGACTTCTCGCGGCATGTGCGCAGTGTAACGGAGAGTTTGGAGTGGATGGTATGTACGTTGGAGTGCCAGTAATCATGGGCAGGAATGGCGTGGAAAAAATTGTGGAGATTACGCTCAACGATGAGGAAAAAGGACAGTTCGAGAAAAGTGTTGAGGCCGTAAGGGGTGTCGTCGATATCCTCTAAGGAAAACGGGACTCCGGTTCTCACGTCCTGTTGAAGTATATTATCTAAGTATCTGTTTATATTGCGTTTAATGATGCTCTTGGGGCTTTCATTGCACGACGTATTCAGGCCCCTTTGGGGGTTTAGAGATTTTTCTACTCGTGCAAGGATAGATGCGTTTTTATCGACTGTAGTGATTGGATTATGATGAAGCTTTTGAAATTTTACGACTCAACGGTTGGCAAGAAGGTAGTGGTGGCCCTCAGTGGGGTGGTCCTGCTCGGTTTTGTCATTGGTCATGTTACGGGCAACCTGAAAGCATTTCTCGGATATGGCGAGGGAGGGCAGCACAAGTTAGACCACTATGCTGAGTTTTTACGGACTATTGGGGAAGATATCTTCGGCTACTCTGGTTTCTTGTGGCTGGTAAGAGGATTCTTGTTGGTCTGTATTCTTTTACATGTTGCGACAATAATTCAGTTACGAGCTCGGAATTCTAAAGCGAATCCAGACCGATACCAGAAGAGCAATTATCGAGCATCATCAGTGGCCTCCCGGAGCATGTTCTGGGGCGGGTTGCTCCTGTTCTTCTTTATTATCTTTCACATCCTACATTTTACTACGGGCACATTGCATGATTCTTTCGTGCATGGGGCCGTATACGCCAATATTTACTCAGCATTTCAGAGTACAATCATAACGCTTTTTTATGCCGTATCGATGGGCGCACTTGGATTGCACCTCTATCATGGTGGATGGTCCCTGTTTCAGACGTTGGGGGTCGATAACCCTGATACGAATTCAGCTATCCGCTTGGGGGTAAGAGCCCTGGCAGTTTTTGTCGTGATTGGCTTTGTCAGTGTGCCAGTGGCGATTTACTTGGGATTTCTTCCTCCGCCGCAATAGGACTCAATTGGGGCTGGGGAAAGTCAGTTCTGGTGGAACGAGGTTGCACTTGAATAGGAAACGAAAAGCATTAGGACAAAGGAAACTATGCAAATACGTGAAGAATCGCTGAAGTCAGGGGCTCCGAGTGGCTCACTAGCCGAGAAGTGGGATAATCACCGCTTCTCAATCAAACTCGTAAATCCTGCGAATAAGCGGAAGTATTCAGTTATTGTTGTTGGAACAGGTCTTGCCGGCGCATCAGCAGCAGCAACGTTTGGAGAGCTCGGGTACAAGGTAAAGGCTTTTTGTTATCAGGATTCGCCGAGGAGAGCGCATAGTATCGCAGCGCAGGGCGGTATCAACGCAGCCAAGAACTACCAAAACGATGGAGACAGCGTTTACAGGCTTTTTTATGACACGATTAAGGGTGGGGATTACCGCTCGCGTGAAGCGAATGTGTATCGACTGGCGCAGATTAGCCGAAACATAATTGATCAGTGCGTTGCTCAGGGGGTTCCATTCGCCCGTGAGTATGGCGGATTGCTCGCGAACCGGTCGTTCGGTGGAGCGCAAGTAAGTCGCACATTCTATGCCCGCGGACAAACAGGCCAGCAACTTCTGCTCGGGGCGTATCAGGCACTCTCAAAGGAGATTGCCAGTGGGCAAGTGGAGATGCATCCCTTAACCGAGTTGCACGATATCGTTCTGGTGGATGGCCACGCAAAGGGGATTATCGCTCGCAATCTTTTAACGGGAGAGCTTGAGAAGCATAGTGCGGATGCTGTAGTTCTTGCTACTGGCGGCTATTCAAATGTTTATTTCCTATCAACCAATGCGATGGGGTGTAATGTTACTGCAACATGGAGAGCGCATAAGCGGGGAGCTTTCTTTGCGAACCCGTGTTATACGCAAATTCACCCCACGTGCATACCGGTCTCGGGAGACCATCAGTCAAAACTTACCCTGATGAGTGAATCTCTCCGCAACGACGGTCGTATTTGGGTGCCGAAAGAAAAGGGAGATAGCCGTCCTCCGTCAGAGATTCCTGAAGCTGATCGCCACTACTACTTAGAGGAGCGTTACCCGAGCTTTGGTAATCTTGTCCCGAGAGATGTCGCCTCTAGAAATGCAAAGGAGCGTTGTGATAACGGGTTTGGAGTTGGGCCAGGGGGACTTGGTGTTTATCTGGATTTTGCGGCTTCCATACAAAGAATGGGTGAACAGGCAGTCAGAGAGCGTTATGGAAACCTCTTTGAGATGTATCAACGTATAACGGATGAGAACCCATACAAAGTGCCGATGCGGATATTTCCAGCCCCTCATTACACCATGGGGGGGCTTTGGGTTGATTATAACCTTATGACGAATATTCCTGGGTTGTATGCGATTGGAGAAGCCAATTTCTCAGACCATGGATCAAATCGACTGGGTGCGAGTGCGCTCATGCAAGGCTTAGCAGATGGTTATTTTGTTATACCGTACACAATAGGGAACTACTTGGCGCAACAAGAGCCGGGAGCGGTGAACACTGAACATCACCGCTTCGATGAAGTGCAGCAAGAAGCTCAAGATCGAGTGTCGTCTATCATGGCGCTGAAAGGAAAAACTTCAGTGGATACGTTCCACAAAAGACTCGGGAGAATCATGTGGGACGAGTGTGGGATGTCTCGCACGAAAGAAGGTCTGGAGGGCGCGATCGCATCGATTAGCG from bacterium encodes the following:
- the mdh gene encoding malate dehydrogenase; amino-acid sequence: MSRRKIALIGAGQIGGTLALLAGMRKLGDVVLYDIVEGMPQGKALDLSHLAPVFGLDFSITGTNNLEDIAGADICIVTSGVPRKPGMSRDDLVKVNADIVRSVAAGIREHAPESLVIVITNPLDAMVYLMQRETGIDPRRVVGMAGVLDTARHEAFLASELDVSVNSVAAFVLGGHGDTMVPVRSYTTVRGIPITSYIEDARLTEIENRTRKAGGEVVSLLKTGSAFYSPAASAIQMVEAYIYDEKRLLAACAQCNGEFGVDGMYVGVPVIMGRNGVEKIVEITLNDEEKGQFEKSVEAVRGVVDIL
- a CDS encoding succinate dehydrogenase, with amino-acid sequence MMKLLKFYDSTVGKKVVVALSGVVLLGFVIGHVTGNLKAFLGYGEGGQHKLDHYAEFLRTIGEDIFGYSGFLWLVRGFLLVCILLHVATIIQLRARNSKANPDRYQKSNYRASSVASRSMFWGGLLLFFFIIFHILHFTTGTLHDSFVHGAVYANIYSAFQSTIITLFYAVSMGALGLHLYHGGWSLFQTLGVDNPDTNSAIRLGVRALAVFVVIGFVSVPVAIYLGFLPPPQ
- a CDS encoding fumarate reductase/succinate dehydrogenase flavoprotein subunit — translated: MQIREESLKSGAPSGSLAEKWDNHRFSIKLVNPANKRKYSVIVVGTGLAGASAAATFGELGYKVKAFCYQDSPRRAHSIAAQGGINAAKNYQNDGDSVYRLFYDTIKGGDYRSREANVYRLAQISRNIIDQCVAQGVPFAREYGGLLANRSFGGAQVSRTFYARGQTGQQLLLGAYQALSKEIASGQVEMHPLTELHDIVLVDGHAKGIIARNLLTGELEKHSADAVVLATGGYSNVYFLSTNAMGCNVTATWRAHKRGAFFANPCYTQIHPTCIPVSGDHQSKLTLMSESLRNDGRIWVPKEKGDSRPPSEIPEADRHYYLEERYPSFGNLVPRDVASRNAKERCDNGFGVGPGGLGVYLDFAASIQRMGEQAVRERYGNLFEMYQRITDENPYKVPMRIFPAPHYTMGGLWVDYNLMTNIPGLYAIGEANFSDHGSNRLGASALMQGLADGYFVIPYTIGNYLAQQEPGAVNTEHHRFDEVQQEAQDRVSSIMALKGKTSVDTFHKRLGRIMWDECGMSRTKEGLEGAIASISELREEFWHDAAVPGDAHGVNQVLERAGRVADFLEFGELMCRDALDRNESCGGHFREEYQTPEGEALRNDEDYSYVAAWEFGGVGTAPVLHKEQLEFENVKLTQRSYK